Proteins from a single region of Pyrus communis chromosome 6, drPyrComm1.1, whole genome shotgun sequence:
- the LOC137736897 gene encoding major strawberry allergen Fra a 1-3-like: MGVFTYESEFTSVIPPVRLFNAFVLDADNLIPKIAPQAVKSAEILEGDGGVGTIKKINFGEGSTYSYVKHRIDGVDKDNFVYKYSVIEGDAISETIEKISYETKLVASGSGSVIKSTSHYHTKSDVEIKEEHVKAGKEKASHLFKLIENYLLEHQDAYN, from the coding sequence ATGGGTGTTTTCACATATGAATCCGAGTTCACCTCCGTCATCCCCCCTGTTAGGTTGTTCAATGCATTTGTTCTTGATGCTGACAACCTCATCCCCAAAATTGCACCACAGGCAGTGAAGAGCGCTGAGATCCTTGAAGGAGATGGCGGAGTTGGAACCATTAAGAAGATCAACTTCGGTGAAGGTAGCACATACAGCTACGTGAAGCACAGAATTGATGGGGTGGACAAGGACAACTTTGTCTACAAGTACAGTGTGATTGAAGGAGATGCTATCTCTGAGACAATTGAGAAGATCTCTTATGAGACTAAGTTGGTGGCTTCCGGCAGCGGTTCCGTCATCAAGAGCACCAGCCATTACCACACCAAGAGTGATGTTGAGATCAAAGAAGAGCATGTAAAGGCTGGCAAAGAGAAGGCCTCCCACCTCTTCAAGTTGATTGAGAACTACCTCTTAGAGCACCAGGACGCCTACAACTAA
- the LOC137737071 gene encoding major strawberry allergen Fra a 1-3-like gives MGVFTYESEFTSVIPPARLFNAFVLDADNLIPKIAPQAVKSTEILEGDGGVGTIKKINFGEGSTYSYVKHRIDGVDKENFVYKYSVIEGDAISETIEKISYETKLVVAGGGSVIKSTSHYHTKGDVEIKEEHVKAGKEKASHLFKLIENYLLEHQDAYN, from the coding sequence ATGGGTGTTTTCACATATGAATCCGAGTTCACCTCCGTCATTCCCCCTGCTAGGTTGTTCAATGCCTTTGTTCTTGATGCTGACAACCTCATACCCAAGATTGCACCACAAGCAGTGAAGAGCACTGAGATCCTTGAAGGAGATGGAGGAGTTGGAACCATTAAGAAGATCAACTTCGGTGAAGGTAGCACATACAGCTACGTGAAGCACAGAATTGATGGGGTTGACAAGGAAAACTTCGTCTACAAGTACAGTGTGATCGAAGGAGATGCTATCTCTGAGACAATTGAGAAGATCTCTTATGAGACTAAGTTGGTTGTTGCCGGCGGTGGTTCAGTCATCAAGAGCACCAGCCACTACCACACCAAAGGTGATGTTGAGATCAAGGAAGAGCATGTTAAGGCTGGCAAAGAGAAGGCCTCCCACCTCTTCAAGCTGATTGAGAACTACCTCTTGGAGCACCAGGATGCTTACAACTAA
- the LOC137737042 gene encoding major strawberry allergen Fra a 1-3-like yields the protein MGVFTYETEFASVCAPARLYNALVLDADNLIPKIAPQAVKTAEILEGDGGVGTIKKISFGEGSEYNYVKHKVDGIDKDNFVYNYSLIEGDVISDKIEKISYETKLVASGSGSVIKSTSHYHTKGDVEIKEEHVKAGKERAHGLFKLIENYLVANPDAYN from the coding sequence ATGGGTGTCTTCACATATGAAACTGAATTCGCCTCAGTCTGCGCTCCTGCTAGGTTGTACAATGCTCTTGTTCTTGATGCTGACAACCTCATCCCAAAGATTGCTCCACAAGCAGTTAAAACTGCTGAAATTCTTGAGGGAGATGGAGGTGTTGGAACCATCAAGAAGATTAGCTTTGGTGAAGGAAGTGAATACAACTATGTGAAGCACAAGGTTGACGGAATTGACAAAGATAACTTTGTCTACAATTACAGTTTGATTGAAGGAGATGTCATTTCTGACAAGATTGAGAAGATCTCTTATGAGACTAAGTTGGTGGCTTCCGGCAGCGGTTCTGTCATCAAGAGCACCAGCCATTACCACACTAAGGGAGATGTTGAGATCAAGGAAGAGCATGTTAAGGCTGGCAAAGAAAGGGCCCATGGCTTGTTCAAGCTCATTGAGAACTACCTTGTGGCCAACCCTGATGCCTATAACTAA
- the LOC137737038 gene encoding major strawberry allergen Fra a 1-3 has protein sequence MGVFTYESEFASVIPPARLFNAFVLDADNLIPKIAPQAVKSAEILEGDGGVGTIKKIGFGEGSEYNYVKHKVDGIDKDNFVYNYSLIEGDVISDKIEKISYETKLVASGSGSVIKSTSHYHTKGDVEIKEEHVKAGKERAHGLFKLIENYLVANPDAYN, from the coding sequence ATGGGTGTCTTCACATACGAATCTGAGTTCGCCTCCGTCATCCCCCCTGCTAGGTTGTTCAATGCCTTTGTTCTTGATGCTGACAATCTCATCCCCAAGATTGCACCACAAGCAGTGAAAAGCGCTGAGATTCTTGAGGGAGATGGAGGTGTTGGAACCATCAAGAAGATTGGCTTTGGTGAAGGAAGTGAATACAACTATGTGAAGCACAAGGTTGACGGAATTGACAAAGATAACTTTGTCTACAATTACAGTTTGATTGAAGGAGATGTCATTTCTGACAAGATTGAGAAGATCTCTTATGAGACTAAGTTGGTGGCTTCCGGCAGCGGTTCTGTCATCAAGAGCACCAGCCATTACCACACTAAGGGAGATGTTGAGATCAAGGAAGAGCATGTTAAGGCTGGCAAAGAAAGGGCCCATGGTTTGTTCAAGCTCATTGAGAACTACCTTGTGGCCAACCCTGATGCCTATAACTAA
- the LOC137737397 gene encoding major strawberry allergen Fra a 1-3-like, whose amino-acid sequence MGVFTYESEFTSVIPPARLFNAFVLDADNLIPKIAPQAVKSAEILEGDGGVGTIKKINFGEGSTYSYVKHRIDGVDKDNFVYKYSVIEGDAISETIEKISYETKLIASGNGSVIKSTSHYHTKGDVEIKEEHVKAGKEKASHLFKLIENYLLENQDDYN is encoded by the coding sequence ATGGGTGTTTTCACATATGAATCCGAGTTCACCTCCGTCATCCCCCCTGCTAGGTTGTTCAATGCCTTTGTTCTTGATGCTGACAACCTCATCCCCAAGATTGCACCACAGGCAGTGAAGAGCGCTGAGATCCTTGAAGGAGATGGAGGAGTTGGAACCATTAAGAAGATCAACTTCGGTGAAGGTAGCACATACAGCTACGTGAAGCACAGAATTGATGGGGTGGACAAGGACAACTTTGTCTACAAGTACAGTGTGATTGAAGGAGATGCTATCTCTGAGACAATTGAGAAGATCTCTTATGAGACTAAGTTGATCGCTTCCGGCAATGGTTCCGTTATCAAGAGCACTAGCCACTACCACACCAAGGGAGATGTTGAGATCAAAGAAGAGCATGTTAAGGCTGGCAAAGAGAAGGCCTCTCACCTCTTCAAGTTGATTGAGAACTACCTCTTGGAGAACCAGGATGACTACAACTAA
- the LOC137737383 gene encoding major strawberry allergen Fra a 1-3-like translates to MGVFTYESEFASVIPPARLFNAFVLDADNLIPKIAPQAVKSAEILEGDGGVGTIKKINFGEGSRYSYVKHRIDGVDKENFVYKYSVIEGDAISETIEKISYETKLVASGSGCVIKSTSHYHTKGDVEIKEEHVKAGKEKASHLFKLIENYLLEHQDAYN, encoded by the coding sequence ATGGGTGTCTTCACATACGAATCTGAGTTCGCCTCCGTCATCCCCCCTGCTAGATTGTTCAATGCCTTTGTTCTTGATGCTGACAATCTCATCCCCAAGATTGCACCACAAGCAGTGAAAAGCGCTGAGATCCTTGAAGGAGATGGCGGCGTTGGAACCATTAAGAAGATCAACTTCGGTGAAGGTAGCAGATACAGCTATGTGAAGCACAGAATTGATGGGGTTGACAAGGAAAACTTTGTCTACAAGTACAGTGTGATTGAAGGAGATGCCATCTCTGAGACAATTGAGAAGATCTCTTATGAGACTAAGTTGGTGGCTTCCGGCAGCGGTTGCGTCATTAAGAGCACCAGCCACTACCACACCAAGGGTGACGTTGAGATCAAAGAAGAGCATGTTAAGGCTGGCAAAGAGAAGGCCTCCCACCTCTTCAAGTTGATTGAGAACTACCTCTTGGAGCACCAGGATGCCTACAACTAA
- the LOC137736769 gene encoding uncharacterized protein, whose protein sequence is MSGISIARIRGENRFYNPPAIRQQQQRKKLEDEKHQRQSVDSDDCATSYSSGSGRGVMSDDTNLDRFLEYTTPVVAAHYFSKTSVRGWRSREAELHPYFVLGDLWESFKEWSAYGAGVPLLLNGSDSVIQYYVPYLSAIQLYVDPSKSSTRIRPGDESDAESSRETSSDGSSDYGTERGFNNVPYGTLGWQNATDVNGHGWNKTLPRTKPLNGSSSDESGEACNPPGQPIFQYMEHDQPFGREPLADKISFLASQFPELRTYRSCDLSPSSWISVAWYPIYRIPTGPTLQSLDACFLTFHSVSTPTKGASTDRLQFGGARDNQNANFKLSLPIFGLASYKFKVPFWNSNGVYECQRADYLLREADNWLRQLQVNHPDFNFFVSHSIPKR, encoded by the exons ATGTCAGGCATTTCGATTGCTCGGATACGGGGAGAGAATCGCTTCTACAACCCGCCAGCTAtacggcagcagcagcagagaaAAAAGCTAGAGGACGAGAAGCATCAGAGGCAGTCGGTGGATTCAGATGACTGTGCGACTTCATACAGTTCCGGTTCGGGTCGGGGAGTGATGAGCGATGATACGAATTTGGATCGGTTTTTGGAGTACACCACACCTGTGGTTGCGGCTCACTATTTTTCGAAG ACAAGTGTGAGGGGATGGAGGAGTCGCGAGGCAGAATTACATCCATACTTTGTGCTTGGAGATTTATGGGAATCTTTCAAGGAGTGGAGCGCGTACGGTGCAGGTGTCCCTCTTTTGTTGAATGGGAGTGACTCTGTTATCCAGTACTATGTTCCTTACTTGTCCGCTATTCAGCTCTATGTAGACCCATCAAAGTCCTCAACGAGAATAAG GCCTGGTGATGAGAGTGATGCAGAGTCATCGAGGGAGACAAGTAGTGATGGCAGCAGTGATTATGGAACAGAAAGAGGATTCAACAATGTTCCTTATGGTACTTTAGGTTGGCAGAATGCTACAGATGTAAATGGCCATGGTTGGAATAAAACCTTACCGAGAACTAAACCCTTAAATGGTTCCTCAAGTGATGAAAGTGGTGAGGCTTGTAACCCTCCTGGTCAACCTATCTTTCAATATATGGAGCATGATCAACCATTTGGTCGTGAACCTTTGGCTGATAAG ATTTCATTTCTTGCATCTCAATTTCCAGAGCTGAGGACTTACAGGAGCTGTGATTTATCACCTTCTAGTTGGATTTCTGTAGCATG GTATCCGATATATAGGATACCTACAGGTCCAACTTTGCAGAGCCTAGATGCCTGCTTCTTGACCTTTCATTCCGTATCGACTCCCACAAAGG GTGCAAGCACTGATAGGCTTCAGTTTGGTGGTGCTAGAGACAATCAAAATGCCAATTTCAAACTATCATTGCCAATCTTTGGGCTTGCTTCGTACAAGTTCAAAGTTCCCTTTTGGAATTCTAATGGAGTTTATGAATGTCAAAGGGCTGATTATCTATTGCGAGAAGCTGACAACTGGCTCAGGCAATTGCAAGTTAATCATCcggatttcaatttctttgtgTCGCACAGCATTCCAAAGAGGTGA
- the LOC137737318 gene encoding major strawberry allergen Fra a 1-3-like, which translates to MGVFTYESEFTSVIPPTRLYNAFVLDADNLIPKIAPQAVKSTEILEGDGGVGTIKKINFGEGSTYNYVKHRIDGVDKDNFVYKYSVIEGDAISETIEKICYETKLVASGSGCVIKSTSHYHTKGDVEIKEEHVKAGKEKASHLFKLIENYLLEHEDAYN; encoded by the coding sequence ATGGGTGTTTTCACGTACGAATCCGAGTTCACTTCCGTCATCCCCCCCACTAGGTTGTACAATGCCTTTGTTCTTGATGCTGACAACCTCATCCCCAAGATTGCACCACAGGCAGTGAAGAGCACTGAGATCCTTGAAGGAGATGGCGGAGTTGGAACCATTAAGAAGATCAACTTCGGTGAAGGTAGCACATACAACTATGTCAAGCATAGAATCGATGGAGTTGACAAGGACAACTTTGTGTACAAGTACAGTGTTATTGAGGGAGATGCTATATCCGAAACAATTGAGAAAATTTGTTACGAGACTAAGTTGGTGGCTTCTGGCAGCGGTTGCGTCATCAAGAGCACCAGCCACTACCACACCAAGGGAGATGTTGAGATCAAGGAAGAGCATGTTAAGGCTGGCAAAGAGAAGGCCTCTCACCTTTTCAAGCTGATTGAGAACTACCTCTTGGAGCACGAGGATGCCTACAACTAA
- the LOC137736770 gene encoding protein DEHYDRATION-INDUCED 19 homolog 4-like isoform X1, with protein MDSDNSWSSLFSTSSSRRYQSRSDLFSHEEIDGDDELKAEFLCPFCAEDFDVVGLCCHIDEEHPVEAKNGVCPVCAKRVGANLVSHITTQHGSLLKVQRKRKFRRGSSSTFSILRKELREGSLQSLLGGSSFLPSNTEADPLLSSFIFNPPTVDEDVSTKQHPLVEPSFVKESTKEVVSERSVQQPPLSRKDQEEQARRCEFVQGLLMSTILDDL; from the exons ATGGACTCTGATAATTCGTGGAGCAGTCTCTTCTCGACCTCCTCGTCGAGGCGGTACCAATCGCGATCCG ATCTGTTTTCGCACGAAGAGATTGACGGAGACGATGAGTTAAAGGCCGAGTTTTTGTGCCCTTTCTGCGCCGAGGATTTTGATGTCGTTGGGCTTTGCTGCCACATCGATGAGGAGCATCCAGTGGAGGCTAAGAACGGG GTCTGTCCTGTTTGTGCGAAAAGGGTGGGAGCAAACCTTGTGAGCCATATTACCACGCAACACGGGAGTTTGTTAAAG GTTCAGCGCAAGAGGAAATTTCGCAGAGGATCTAGTTCAACATTTTCTATATTGAGGAAAGAGCTGCGAGAAGGAAGTTTACAATCCCTTCTAGGAGGGTCTTCATTCCTTCCGTCAAACACTGAAGCTGATCCTTTGTTgtcttcttttatatttaaccCTCCCACAGTTGATGAGGATGTGAGTACAAAGCAGCATCCTTTAGTTGAACCATCTTTTGTAAAGGAGAGCACAAAGGAAGTGGTCTCAGAAAG AAGCGTTCAACAGCCACCCTTGTCTCGCAAGGACCAAGAGGAGCAGGCGCGGAGGTGTGAGTTTGTTCAAGGATTGCTCATGTCGACTATTCTTGATGATTTATGA
- the LOC137737031 gene encoding major strawberry allergen Fra a 1-3-like, producing the protein MGLFTYESEFTSVIPPARLFNAFVLDADNLIPKIAPQAVKSVEILEGDGGVGTIKKINFGEGSTYSYVKHRIDGVDKDNFVYKYSVIEGDAISETIEKISYETKLVASGSGSVIKSTSHYHTKGDVEIKEEHVKAGKEKASHLFKLIENYLLEHQDAYN; encoded by the coding sequence ATGGGTCTTTTCACATATGAATCCGAGTTCACCTCCGTCATCCCCCCTGCTAGGTTGTTCAATGCCTTTGTTCTTGATGCTGACAACCTCATCCCCAAAATTGCACCACAGGCAGTGAAGAGCGTTGAGATCCTTGAAGGAGATGGCGGAGTTGGAACCATTAAGAAGATCAACTTCGGTGAAGGTAGCACATACAGCTACGTGAAGCATAGAATTGATGGGGTGGACAAGGACAACTTTGTCTACAAGTACAGTGTGATTGAAGGAGATGCTATCTCTGAGACAATTGAGAAGATCTCTTATGAGACCAAGTTGGTGGCTTCCGGCAGCGGTTCTGTCATCAAGAGCACCAGCCACTACCACACCAAAGGTGATGTTGAGATCAAAGAAGAGCATGTAAAGGCTGGCAAAGAGAAGGCCTCCCACCTCTTCAAGTTGATTGAGAACTACCTCTTAGAGCACCAAGATGCCTACAACTAA
- the LOC137736770 gene encoding protein DEHYDRATION-INDUCED 19 homolog 4-like isoform X2, translating into MDSDNSWSSLFSTSSSRRYQSRSDLFSHEEIDGDDELKAEFLCPFCAEDFDVVGLCCHIDEEHPVEAKNGVCPVCAKRVGANLVSHITTQHGSLLKVQRKRKFRRGSSSTFSILRKELREGSLQSLLGGSSFLPSNTEADPLLSSFIFNPPTVDEDVSTKQHPLVEPSFVKESTKEVVSESVQQPPLSRKDQEEQARRCEFVQGLLMSTILDDL; encoded by the exons ATGGACTCTGATAATTCGTGGAGCAGTCTCTTCTCGACCTCCTCGTCGAGGCGGTACCAATCGCGATCCG ATCTGTTTTCGCACGAAGAGATTGACGGAGACGATGAGTTAAAGGCCGAGTTTTTGTGCCCTTTCTGCGCCGAGGATTTTGATGTCGTTGGGCTTTGCTGCCACATCGATGAGGAGCATCCAGTGGAGGCTAAGAACGGG GTCTGTCCTGTTTGTGCGAAAAGGGTGGGAGCAAACCTTGTGAGCCATATTACCACGCAACACGGGAGTTTGTTAAAG GTTCAGCGCAAGAGGAAATTTCGCAGAGGATCTAGTTCAACATTTTCTATATTGAGGAAAGAGCTGCGAGAAGGAAGTTTACAATCCCTTCTAGGAGGGTCTTCATTCCTTCCGTCAAACACTGAAGCTGATCCTTTGTTgtcttcttttatatttaaccCTCCCACAGTTGATGAGGATGTGAGTACAAAGCAGCATCCTTTAGTTGAACCATCTTTTGTAAAGGAGAGCACAAAGGAAGTGGTCTCAGAAAG CGTTCAACAGCCACCCTTGTCTCGCAAGGACCAAGAGGAGCAGGCGCGGAGGTGTGAGTTTGTTCAAGGATTGCTCATGTCGACTATTCTTGATGATTTATGA